A stretch of Gemmatimonadaceae bacterium DNA encodes these proteins:
- a CDS encoding superinfection immunity protein, with product MPAFKVVLYLIPFWIAWYRKRAGKLVIGSLPLIFSLDFFLGWTVVGWFLALGNACGMNPVAWFVLKFFKVAPGGAAGYAPQGGGRMPASGGYNPAAAPQTCMACGGSGRVRCSTCNGRGSWYDQPTTANGVAQLRTCSACMSSGLITCFSCGGSGRAAALI from the coding sequence ATGCCGGCGTTCAAGGTGGTGCTGTACCTCATCCCGTTCTGGATCGCCTGGTACCGGAAGCGGGCCGGAAAGCTGGTGATTGGATCGCTCCCGCTGATCTTCTCCCTGGACTTCTTCCTGGGATGGACCGTGGTCGGATGGTTCCTTGCCCTGGGCAATGCCTGCGGGATGAATCCGGTCGCGTGGTTCGTTCTCAAGTTCTTCAAGGTCGCGCCCGGGGGCGCTGCCGGTTACGCGCCGCAGGGCGGGGGCCGGATGCCGGCTTCGGGCGGGTACAATCCGGCCGCTGCTCCACAGACGTGCATGGCCTGCGGCGGTTCGGGACGCGTGCGCTGCTCCACCTGCAACGGGCGCGGGAGCTGGTACGACCAGCCGACCACGGCCAACGGCGTCGCGCAGCTCAGGACCTGCTCGGCGTGCATGAGCAGTGGTCTCATCACGTGCTTCTCGTGCGGTGGCTCCGGCCGCGCGGCGGCGCTCATCTAG
- a CDS encoding type II toxin-antitoxin system death-on-curing family toxin, translating to MHDAIHQAQLAEYGGLAGVRDDGLLASALARSRHKFAHAAKPDLGALAAAYAVGLAKNHGLIDGNKRVAFMAAHVFLGLNGHEIEATEPVLVTEGVAAGRISEASLAAWVRKRLRPISGNGE from the coding sequence ATGCACGATGCGATTCACCAGGCGCAGTTGGCCGAGTACGGCGGCTTGGCCGGCGTGCGCGACGATGGATTGCTGGCGTCGGCGCTCGCCCGTTCACGGCACAAGTTCGCCCATGCGGCCAAGCCCGACCTCGGCGCGCTTGCGGCCGCCTATGCCGTTGGGCTGGCCAAGAACCACGGGTTGATTGACGGCAACAAGCGCGTGGCCTTCATGGCCGCCCATGTCTTTCTTGGCCTGAACGGCCACGAGATCGAGGCGACGGAGCCGGTGCTGGTGACGGAAGGCGTAGCGGCGGGTCGGATCTCCGAGGCTTCGCTGGCGGCGTGGGTTCGGAAACGGCTGCGGCCGATTAGCGGCAACGGAGAATAG